Proteins encoded within one genomic window of Mycolicibacterium aubagnense:
- the eccD gene encoding type VII secretion integral membrane protein EccD: MSESVCRLSVGADGEIADLILPAGTAVDSLLPDIVALAHPHAPHGVSWRLDRASGGPIDGSLSLRQNGVHDGDVLQLLRGTIPELGVLRTHTATMAAGEFPADPTRHLVGPALGLCAVTVAAMILIWSAARGDHTTAAAISCGGTLAALTVSWRSGGAQWPGAAVILAFAAGFSAVPGGPDAPHVLLASATVFAVALVLLRLGTHGISIAAAAFSVPIIVASAVASIWSLPPTRAAVAATVVALVVLSAAPRCAVTIAGLTPQSAHVVDGDARRIELAHRVLTAMAMGAAAAAAVGAAVVALAAGHRPSTATLVFSWVVAAAIALRALSYRLPLRRWSILVAGMVCTTGALAVTAMVFPAWTAWLGGGVVVIVVGIQRIGHVSAPAAQRLRYLEWAALVAVPPCALWAADIFSLVRGG; the protein is encoded by the coding sequence ATGTCCGAATCTGTCTGTCGGCTTTCAGTAGGGGCCGACGGCGAGATCGCCGATCTGATCTTGCCGGCGGGTACCGCCGTGGACTCGCTGCTGCCCGACATCGTGGCGCTGGCTCATCCGCACGCGCCGCACGGCGTGAGTTGGCGCCTGGATCGAGCGAGCGGTGGTCCGATCGACGGGTCATTGTCGCTGCGGCAAAACGGCGTTCACGACGGTGACGTGCTGCAGTTGCTGCGCGGGACCATCCCGGAACTTGGCGTGCTGCGCACGCACACGGCGACGATGGCTGCCGGCGAGTTCCCTGCCGACCCGACCCGTCATCTCGTCGGTCCGGCGCTCGGACTGTGCGCGGTGACCGTCGCGGCCATGATCCTGATCTGGTCCGCCGCACGCGGCGACCACACCACGGCAGCGGCCATCAGTTGTGGGGGCACGCTGGCCGCACTGACGGTGTCGTGGCGGTCCGGCGGTGCACAATGGCCGGGGGCCGCCGTCATACTCGCGTTCGCGGCCGGGTTCTCGGCCGTACCGGGTGGCCCGGACGCCCCTCACGTCCTACTCGCATCAGCGACGGTGTTCGCGGTGGCCCTCGTGCTGCTGCGACTCGGCACGCACGGCATATCCATTGCGGCCGCGGCGTTCTCGGTGCCGATCATTGTGGCGTCGGCGGTGGCGAGCATCTGGTCGCTACCGCCGACCCGTGCCGCGGTCGCCGCGACCGTGGTGGCCTTGGTGGTGCTGTCGGCGGCCCCGCGGTGCGCTGTCACCATCGCGGGACTCACGCCGCAGTCGGCGCACGTCGTCGACGGCGATGCACGGCGGATCGAGTTGGCACATCGAGTGCTCACGGCGATGGCGATGGGTGCGGCGGCAGCCGCGGCAGTCGGCGCGGCCGTGGTGGCGCTGGCCGCCGGCCACCGGCCCAGTACCGCGACGTTGGTGTTCAGCTGGGTGGTGGCCGCAGCAATTGCGCTGCGAGCCCTGTCGTATCGGCTTCCGCTCCGCCGGTGGAGCATCCTGGTCGCAGGAATGGTGTGCACCACTGGGGCTTTGGCCGTCACCGCCATGGTGTTTCCGGCCTGGACAGCCTGGCTCGGCGGTGGCGTCGTGGTGATCGTGGTGGGTATCCAGCGGATCGGGCACGTGAGCGCCCCGGCAGCCCAGCGCCTCAGGTACCTCGAATGGGCGGCGCTGGTCGCGGTGCCGCCGTGTGCGCTGTGGGCCGCAGACATCTTCAGCCTGGTGCGCGGAGGATGA
- the eccB gene encoding type VII secretion protein EccB produces the protein MNLASARLVAKSAVNPVTVGADAIAAAHRGPLVGIPGAPAELGRPVATASWQVCDSGRTVLLAGADADGRDQVRPVLATAAGEHLAATYLVYEGRRAEVDLRDLAVVRALRLDGVVPRQVSRSFLDLLPELPPITAPAIPGLGGKGPGGFVVGQVLRVSRADAAEHHVVLTSGLQRVGDVAADVIRFAHGADGGDLRTVPPAAIAAIAAVHELAVSTFPEQARPPLPSEVPVCAHWRSDAGRVDTVVVQGKPGTGGVPLVQDDGDGPNIDAVAIPPGRYAYVHATGVLGGSVMGPRYLVSDRGVRYGIHDAEAAKYLGMEGEPLPAPWPMLARLPGGPELSVAAAEVLRDGLSP, from the coding sequence CTGAATCTCGCGTCGGCCCGACTGGTCGCCAAGTCCGCGGTGAACCCGGTAACCGTCGGCGCCGACGCGATCGCTGCCGCCCACCGCGGGCCGCTCGTCGGAATCCCGGGCGCCCCAGCCGAATTGGGCCGGCCGGTCGCGACGGCATCGTGGCAGGTGTGTGACAGCGGGCGGACGGTACTGCTCGCCGGTGCGGACGCCGACGGACGTGACCAGGTCCGGCCCGTCCTGGCGACGGCCGCAGGCGAACACCTGGCCGCCACGTATCTCGTGTACGAGGGCAGACGCGCCGAAGTCGACCTGCGTGACCTGGCGGTAGTCCGCGCGCTGCGCCTCGACGGCGTCGTGCCCCGGCAGGTATCGCGCTCATTTCTCGACCTCTTGCCGGAACTGCCCCCGATCACGGCTCCGGCGATCCCGGGCCTCGGTGGGAAAGGGCCGGGCGGTTTCGTCGTCGGCCAGGTATTGCGGGTGAGCCGGGCTGACGCGGCAGAGCATCACGTGGTCCTCACCAGCGGTCTGCAGCGCGTCGGCGACGTCGCGGCCGACGTCATCCGTTTCGCCCATGGTGCCGACGGCGGTGACCTCCGCACCGTGCCTCCGGCGGCCATCGCCGCCATTGCGGCCGTCCATGAGCTTGCGGTGTCGACCTTTCCGGAGCAGGCTCGTCCGCCGTTGCCGAGCGAGGTCCCGGTGTGTGCGCACTGGCGATCGGACGCCGGCCGGGTGGATACCGTTGTGGTGCAGGGTAAACCGGGGACAGGCGGGGTGCCGCTGGTGCAAGATGACGGCGACGGACCGAATATCGATGCCGTGGCCATACCGCCGGGACGCTACGCGTACGTGCATGCCACGGGAGTGCTGGGCGGGTCGGTCATGGGCCCGCGGTATCTGGTGTCGGACCGCGGCGTGCGATACGGCATCCACGATGCCGAGGCGGCGAAATATCTTGGCATGGAGGGGGAGCCGCTACCTGCGCCCTGGCCGATGCTGGCCCGGTTACCCGGTGGTCCCGAACTGAGTGTGGCCGCGGCCGAGGTGCTGCGGGACGGGCTGTCGCCGTAG
- a CDS encoding tyrosine-type recombinase/integrase, whose amino-acid sequence MGDRAGGRIKAAEINARFVSYRDALKLPKDLVPHSIRHSFVTHLTEDGVDRRFIQSQVGHECDSSTAIYTHVSSDFMNTMLHKALAPVLGRTPPADKD is encoded by the coding sequence GTGGGTGACCGAGCGGGCGGGCGGATCAAGGCCGCGGAGATCAACGCTCGGTTCGTCTCCTATCGGGATGCGCTGAAGTTGCCGAAAGACCTTGTGCCCCACTCAATCCGTCACTCCTTTGTCACGCACCTCACCGAAGATGGTGTTGACCGGCGGTTCATCCAATCCCAGGTTGGGCACGAATGCGACAGTTCCACGGCCATCTACACCCACGTCAGCTCCGATTTCATGAACACCATGCTGCACAAGGCGCTCGCGCCCGTGCTTGGTCGGACCCCTCCAGCAGACAAGGACTGA
- a CDS encoding helix-turn-helix domain-containing protein — protein MIEVFGVRVRQARLLRRMTAKTVAEAAGWSPARQSQIEKTQIIRLDDADVELLAGLFRFPEAFFESAPQTRVSTEVVVPRAQVDDDGRAGLSGDVRVAGGRFPRRPR, from the coding sequence ATGATTGAGGTTTTTGGTGTCCGGGTCCGACAGGCCCGGTTGTTGCGACGAATGACAGCAAAGACGGTGGCCGAAGCCGCCGGGTGGAGCCCTGCCCGGCAGTCCCAGATCGAAAAAACGCAGATCATCCGACTCGATGACGCCGATGTCGAGCTGCTGGCGGGGTTGTTCCGTTTCCCTGAAGCATTTTTCGAATCGGCTCCGCAGACCCGGGTGTCGACGGAGGTTGTTGTTCCGCGCGCCCAAGTCGATGACGATGGGCGAGCAGGACTTTCTGGCGACGTTCGCGTCGCTGGCGGGCGATTTCCTCGCCGACCTCGATGA
- a CDS encoding tyrosine-type recombinase/integrase translates to MALGVGLRQVDLAGAAHLELVSGIAHLRPQDAMAEAMFRGWRAQQAARGLREETVTAREKLVRRFMDFVNDYPWQWTPTHIDEWSLWLVSEKHLAPSTIRGYQCSLRLFSEFLIDGRYGWALACEEEFGTHPVAICHEWNTIAHLNDYEGRPEARPFTREEMQRFLDYADDQVDRAVRAKRKGALAAFRDATVFKVIYGWGLRRTETAKLDLVDFGRNPAAPQFGRFGTLNVRYGKAKRGQPPRRRNVLSVMDWAVEAVADYVENVRPKFGCPDHPALWVTERAGGSRPRRSTLGSSPIGMR, encoded by the coding sequence GTGGCGTTGGGGGTCGGGTTGCGGCAGGTTGATCTGGCTGGGGCAGCACATCTGGAGCTGGTGTCCGGTATCGCACACCTGCGTCCGCAAGATGCGATGGCGGAGGCGATGTTTCGTGGCTGGCGTGCTCAGCAGGCTGCTCGGGGGCTTCGTGAGGAGACAGTCACGGCGCGGGAGAAGCTGGTCCGTCGGTTCATGGATTTCGTCAATGACTATCCGTGGCAGTGGACCCCGACGCATATCGACGAGTGGTCGCTCTGGTTGGTCAGCGAGAAGCACCTGGCACCGTCGACGATCCGCGGCTACCAATGCTCGTTACGGCTGTTCAGCGAGTTTCTGATCGACGGCCGCTACGGGTGGGCGTTGGCATGCGAGGAAGAGTTCGGCACCCATCCGGTGGCGATCTGCCACGAATGGAACACGATCGCGCATTTGAACGACTACGAGGGTCGGCCGGAGGCCAGGCCGTTCACACGTGAGGAGATGCAGCGGTTCCTGGACTACGCCGACGACCAGGTCGATCGTGCGGTGCGGGCGAAACGTAAAGGGGCCCTTGCTGCTTTCCGCGATGCCACCGTCTTCAAGGTGATCTACGGGTGGGGGTTGCGTCGGACCGAGACCGCCAAACTTGACCTGGTGGATTTCGGCCGCAATCCTGCGGCGCCGCAGTTCGGCAGGTTCGGCACGCTCAACGTGCGTTACGGCAAGGCGAAACGGGGACAGCCGCCGCGGCGGCGGAACGTGTTGTCGGTGATGGATTGGGCGGTAGAGGCGGTCGCTGATTATGTCGAGAATGTGCGGCCGAAGTTCGGCTGCCCCGATCATCCGGCGCTGTGGGTGACCGAGCGGGCGGGCGGATCAAGGCCGCGGAGATCAACGCTCGGTTCGTCTCCTATCGGGATGCGCTGA
- the mycP gene encoding type VII secretion-associated serine protease mycosin, with product MRTVQAVAVTLTMVMTAAAPYAHAVAPKPIDRGQLPAPAAPKPPGRTEQSDRCSTAKPADDRPAHQLDMLDIAAVWPLSRGTGQTVAVIDTGVGRHRLLPRLVAGGDYVSSGDGTQDCDGHGTAIAGLIGAAAAGTTPSAFRGMAPEATILAIRQSSNKFRLSDDHEISGVGDVETLARAVRAAADAGATVINISSVACMPAADPLDDRSLGAALAYAVDVRNVVVVAAAGNASGECAQQNPLSDPTRPGTPDWDTVHSVVSPAWYDDYVLTVGSVGPSGAPSPFSLAGPWVDVAAPGESVVSLSAQGDGLVDSRPDGRPLSGTSYAAPVVSGVVALVRSRLPQLSARQVMTRIEDTAHHPADGWNAQVGHGVVDPLAAVSGGGPAPTPARVAAAQATPVAGPDRRPSRRIAFLGTAVCIVVAAIAVTGRRRSRR from the coding sequence ATGAGAACCGTTCAGGCCGTGGCCGTCACGTTGACGATGGTGATGACGGCGGCAGCGCCGTACGCCCACGCCGTCGCTCCCAAGCCCATTGATCGTGGGCAACTTCCCGCCCCCGCGGCACCCAAGCCGCCCGGCAGAACCGAACAGTCAGACCGGTGCTCGACGGCGAAGCCGGCCGACGACCGTCCCGCACACCAGCTCGACATGCTCGATATTGCTGCGGTGTGGCCACTTTCCCGCGGCACCGGGCAGACGGTGGCAGTGATCGATACCGGCGTGGGGCGGCACCGACTACTGCCGCGTCTGGTCGCCGGCGGTGACTACGTCTCGTCGGGTGACGGTACGCAGGACTGCGACGGCCACGGCACGGCGATCGCCGGTCTGATCGGCGCAGCCGCCGCGGGCACCACGCCCAGCGCCTTCCGTGGCATGGCCCCCGAAGCCACCATCCTCGCGATTCGTCAGTCCAGCAACAAATTCCGGCTCTCTGACGACCACGAGATATCGGGTGTCGGCGATGTCGAGACGCTCGCCCGTGCGGTCCGTGCGGCCGCCGACGCGGGCGCCACTGTCATCAACATCTCGTCCGTCGCCTGCATGCCCGCCGCTGATCCGCTCGACGACCGGTCGTTGGGTGCCGCCCTGGCATACGCGGTCGATGTGCGTAATGTCGTGGTCGTCGCCGCGGCCGGCAACGCCAGCGGCGAATGCGCACAACAGAATCCACTATCCGACCCCACACGGCCGGGAACGCCGGACTGGGACACCGTGCACAGCGTGGTCAGCCCCGCCTGGTACGACGACTACGTGCTCACGGTCGGTTCCGTCGGCCCGAGCGGGGCGCCATCACCATTCAGCCTGGCCGGCCCCTGGGTCGACGTCGCCGCGCCCGGCGAGTCGGTGGTGTCACTGAGCGCACAGGGAGACGGATTGGTCGACAGCCGGCCGGACGGGCGCCCGCTGTCCGGGACCAGCTACGCCGCACCCGTCGTCAGTGGTGTTGTCGCACTGGTCCGTTCGCGGCTGCCACAGCTGTCTGCCCGGCAGGTGATGACCCGCATCGAGGACACCGCGCATCATCCGGCAGACGGCTGGAACGCGCAGGTGGGACACGGGGTGGTCGACCCGCTGGCCGCGGTGAGCGGCGGCGGACCGGCGCCCACCCCCGCGCGGGTCGCCGCCGCGCAGGCAACGCCCGTAGCGGGTCCGGATCGTCGCCCGTCGCGGCGCATTGCCTTCCTCGGCACCGCGGTCTGCATCGTGGTGGCGGCCATTGCAGTGACCGGTCGCCGGCGATCACGGCGCTAG
- the eccCb gene encoding type VII secretion protein EccCb, protein MEFTRVERSPAAPPAEGDIAVRAAPPVPRLAAGNVATRVAPVLMLLAMAGMLVFYFRSGSVTGRNPMFLLFPAMMVLSLVGSTVLGSHGVRRAGEIDADRREYLVYLDAIGECAGRTAAEQHRWLHQNHPPPDALWTLAGTERMWQRRWRDDDFTEVRVGLGERPLCTPLVPSPAAGDGATDPLTTSALDRLLRTAASVPEVPVTVVVNQFRRIGLGGDDPRGVVRAMVCQLASWHGPDEVKIAAVTGSTAWDWLKWLPHHYRSGAIGGPPLRFAEVGSVSAIAGCHLVVLTDAVAVAGFEDTAGVTLLVVGQPGSASALPPGSVADTLTATQAQTCARRLARYRPAGSTDVARRQRDWVPRWPDRPGRYRLRVPIGTDDTGAPVELDLKEPAEHGMGPHGLCIGATGSGKSEFLRTLTLGLISAHSPDELNLILVDFKGGATFLGFESANHVAAVITNLAQEAHLVARMHDALAGELTRRQGLLRAAGNFSGIGDYRRARAAGADLPPLPALFIVVDEFSELLSQHPDFAELFVAIGRLGRSLGIHLLLASQRLDEGRLRGLDTHLSYRVCLKTFSAAESRAVIGVTDAHELPGTPGAGLLRTPDGKLVRFHTEYVSGPAPTSGRDDPVPSRFTVGVPAALPEQPAGPTLMDTTLRRLAGLGAKAHPVWLPPLAGSPALSELLVARSDTGPLRSPIGLVDNPFQQRRDQLVVDLNGSGGHVAVVGGPRSGKSVALQTLLLGLTASTPRLSVYGLDLGDGALTALRRHPSVGTVAGRNEPELVRRIVSQLLALCRRRQDFRQQHGPQVPFPDDYGEVVLAVDGWAVLRREFDALEDTITAMVAQGLSVGVHVVLTANRWAELRPMLKDHIGTRIELRLGDPTESEMDRRRAQLLTTCPPGRGLTKDGKEFVVALPQLDRFATLSSPPAPMIQLLPQHVDYAELVSTADAEPPPRYVIGVSEEELQPFALDLGRDPYLVVFGDAGSGKTSVLRTLCRAIIGQTDPHRARLLIVDFRRTSLGVVQEAHLCGYAMSAVTTAAELTEALSLLTSRLPGPGVTQQQLRDRSWWSGPDIHVIVDDYDLVAGAAGNPLHPLLDLLPHAADIGLHLVVARRSGGAARAMFDPLLSRMRDLGAVGIVMSTSPEEGPLLGTARPMTLPPGRAIVVRRGQPDQLVQIGWTDPP, encoded by the coding sequence ATGGAATTCACCAGAGTCGAGCGATCTCCGGCAGCCCCACCGGCTGAGGGAGACATCGCGGTCCGTGCGGCACCACCGGTGCCGCGATTGGCGGCCGGCAACGTCGCCACCCGCGTCGCGCCGGTACTGATGCTGTTGGCGATGGCGGGGATGCTGGTGTTCTACTTCCGTTCCGGTTCGGTGACGGGCCGGAACCCGATGTTCCTGCTCTTCCCGGCCATGATGGTGCTGTCGCTGGTCGGCAGCACCGTCCTCGGGTCGCACGGTGTGCGCCGAGCGGGGGAGATCGACGCCGACCGCCGGGAATACCTGGTGTACCTCGACGCGATCGGTGAGTGCGCGGGCCGAACCGCGGCCGAACAGCACCGCTGGCTGCATCAGAACCATCCGCCGCCGGACGCGCTGTGGACCCTCGCCGGCACCGAGCGGATGTGGCAACGGCGTTGGCGCGACGACGATTTCACCGAGGTTCGCGTGGGGCTCGGCGAGCGTCCGCTGTGCACCCCGCTGGTCCCGTCGCCGGCCGCCGGTGACGGTGCGACCGACCCGCTGACGACCTCGGCGCTCGACCGGTTGCTGCGGACCGCCGCCAGTGTGCCCGAGGTTCCCGTGACCGTCGTCGTGAATCAGTTTCGGCGCATTGGCCTCGGCGGCGACGATCCCCGAGGAGTGGTCCGCGCCATGGTGTGTCAGCTTGCGTCGTGGCATGGACCTGATGAGGTGAAGATCGCGGCGGTCACCGGATCGACGGCGTGGGACTGGCTGAAATGGCTACCGCACCATTACCGTTCGGGTGCCATCGGCGGTCCGCCGCTGCGCTTCGCCGAGGTCGGGTCGGTGTCCGCCATCGCCGGATGCCATCTGGTCGTGCTCACGGACGCCGTGGCCGTGGCTGGGTTCGAGGACACGGCCGGGGTGACGCTGCTGGTGGTCGGTCAGCCGGGTTCGGCGTCGGCCCTGCCGCCGGGCTCGGTCGCCGATACCCTCACCGCCACCCAAGCGCAGACGTGCGCGCGGAGGCTGGCGCGCTATCGCCCGGCCGGCAGTACGGACGTGGCACGGCGACAACGGGATTGGGTGCCCCGGTGGCCGGACCGGCCGGGGCGATATCGCTTGCGCGTGCCGATCGGCACCGATGACACCGGCGCGCCGGTCGAACTGGACCTCAAAGAACCGGCCGAGCACGGCATGGGGCCGCACGGCTTGTGCATCGGTGCAACGGGCTCCGGAAAATCGGAGTTCTTGCGCACTCTGACGTTGGGTCTGATCAGCGCACACTCGCCGGACGAGCTGAACTTGATCCTCGTCGACTTCAAAGGTGGCGCAACATTTCTCGGCTTCGAAAGCGCCAATCACGTCGCCGCCGTCATCACCAATCTGGCGCAAGAAGCTCATCTGGTCGCCCGGATGCACGACGCCCTCGCCGGCGAGCTAACCCGTCGCCAAGGGCTGTTGCGGGCGGCCGGGAACTTTTCGGGTATCGGCGATTACCGCCGGGCCCGCGCGGCCGGTGCCGACCTGCCACCGCTGCCCGCCCTGTTCATTGTGGTCGACGAGTTCTCCGAACTGCTGAGCCAGCACCCGGATTTCGCGGAGCTGTTCGTCGCCATCGGGCGCCTCGGCCGGTCGCTGGGGATTCATCTGCTCCTGGCCAGCCAGCGACTGGACGAAGGCCGCCTACGCGGATTGGACACGCACCTGTCCTACCGGGTGTGCCTCAAGACCTTCTCGGCGGCAGAGTCCCGGGCGGTCATCGGGGTCACCGACGCTCATGAGTTGCCGGGAACCCCGGGCGCCGGATTGCTGCGGACCCCAGACGGAAAGTTGGTGCGATTTCACACCGAATACGTCTCGGGACCCGCTCCGACGAGCGGGCGCGATGATCCGGTGCCGAGCCGGTTCACCGTCGGTGTCCCGGCGGCGCTGCCGGAGCAGCCGGCCGGTCCGACCCTCATGGACACCACCTTGCGCCGGCTGGCCGGTCTCGGCGCGAAAGCCCATCCGGTCTGGCTGCCGCCCCTGGCCGGTTCACCCGCATTGTCCGAGTTGCTGGTGGCCCGTTCGGACACCGGTCCGCTGCGGTCACCGATCGGGTTGGTGGACAACCCCTTCCAACAGCGCCGCGACCAGCTGGTCGTCGACCTCAACGGTTCCGGTGGGCATGTGGCTGTCGTCGGCGGCCCGCGCTCAGGAAAGTCGGTGGCACTGCAGACGTTGTTGCTCGGTCTGACCGCATCAACACCACGGCTCAGCGTCTACGGCCTGGATCTGGGTGACGGAGCTCTGACAGCGTTGCGACGGCATCCGTCCGTCGGCACTGTCGCCGGCCGGAACGAACCGGAATTGGTGCGGCGCATCGTGTCTCAACTGCTGGCCCTGTGCCGCCGCCGCCAGGACTTCCGGCAGCAGCACGGACCGCAGGTGCCCTTTCCGGACGACTACGGCGAGGTCGTGCTGGCGGTCGACGGCTGGGCTGTGTTGCGCCGCGAGTTCGACGCACTCGAGGACACCATCACCGCGATGGTGGCGCAAGGGCTGTCGGTCGGTGTCCACGTGGTGCTCACCGCCAATCGGTGGGCTGAGCTACGGCCCATGCTGAAAGACCACATCGGCACCCGGATCGAGTTGAGGCTCGGTGACCCGACGGAGTCCGAGATGGACCGTCGCCGTGCCCAATTGCTTACCACGTGCCCGCCCGGCCGTGGCCTCACCAAGGATGGCAAGGAGTTCGTGGTCGCGCTGCCGCAGCTCGATCGGTTCGCGACACTTTCCTCGCCACCCGCGCCCATGATCCAACTGCTGCCGCAGCACGTGGATTACGCCGAACTGGTCTCGACGGCCGATGCGGAACCACCGCCGCGGTACGTCATCGGTGTTTCGGAGGAGGAACTTCAACCGTTCGCACTGGATCTCGGCCGTGATCCGTATCTTGTCGTGTTCGGCGATGCGGGTAGTGGGAAGACGTCCGTGCTGCGGACCTTGTGCCGCGCGATCATCGGGCAGACCGATCCCCATCGGGCTCGCTTGCTGATCGTCGACTTCCGACGGACGTCGCTGGGTGTGGTGCAGGAGGCCCATCTGTGCGGCTATGCGATGTCGGCCGTCACCACCGCGGCGGAACTCACCGAGGCACTGTCGCTGCTCACCTCCCGGCTGCCGGGGCCCGGCGTCACACAACAGCAACTCCGCGACCGGTCCTGGTGGTCTGGCCCCGACATCCACGTCATCGTCGATGATTACGACCTCGTCGCGGGTGCCGCGGGAAATCCGTTGCACCCGTTGCTCGATCTGCTGCCACACGCAGCGGATATCGGGCTGCACCTGGTGGTCGCGCGCCGCTCCGGCGGTGCGGCGCGCGCGATGTTCGACCCGCTGCTGTCTCGTATGCGGGACCTCGGTGCCGTGGGCATCGTCATGAGCACCAGTCCCGAAGAAGGGCCGCTACTCGGCACCGCGCGGCCGATGACGTTGCCGCCCGGCCGGGCCATCGTGGTGCGCCGCGGTCAGCCCGATCAGCTGGTCCAGATCGGCTGGACCGACCCGCCATGA
- a CDS encoding ImmA/IrrE family metallo-endopeptidase → MFRAPKSMTMGEQDFLATFASLAGDFLADLDDRSKLPPVKIPTMAPEELTHRSIAAAAARLRAAMGVEHDEPLDDLMYEAERLGAPVIVRRRVAGEWESEFAASPAPARDEKHLGYSSWVGRMRDRPLIVLRDSDSWERTRFTIAHELGHLVLHSHAYCSVSSADELEANRFATELLAPAAVIADELPRLLSLLNLRPLKDKWGCRWAR, encoded by the coding sequence TTGTTCCGCGCGCCCAAGTCGATGACGATGGGCGAGCAGGACTTTCTGGCGACGTTCGCGTCGCTGGCGGGCGATTTCCTCGCCGACCTCGATGACCGGTCGAAGCTGCCGCCGGTGAAGATTCCGACGATGGCTCCCGAAGAGCTGACGCACCGGTCGATCGCCGCGGCCGCGGCACGTCTGCGAGCAGCGATGGGCGTGGAACACGATGAGCCCCTTGATGATTTGATGTACGAGGCCGAGCGCCTCGGTGCACCGGTGATCGTGCGGCGCCGGGTGGCCGGGGAATGGGAAAGCGAGTTCGCCGCATCCCCGGCTCCGGCCCGCGACGAGAAGCATCTGGGTTATTCGAGCTGGGTGGGCCGGATGCGGGACCGGCCGCTGATTGTGTTGCGGGACAGTGATTCCTGGGAGCGGACCCGGTTCACGATCGCCCACGAGCTCGGGCATTTGGTGTTGCATTCGCACGCATACTGCTCGGTGAGCTCGGCCGATGAGCTCGAAGCCAACCGGTTCGCCACCGAACTGCTGGCCCCGGCGGCGGTGATCGCCGATGAGCTGCCCCGGTTGTTGTCGCTACTGAATCTGCGGCCGCTCAAAGACAAGTGGGGTTGTCGCTGGGCTCGCTGA
- a CDS encoding type VII secretion-associated protein has translation MTAVVVGPATISGPGSVDAELVSCALECIDEQLGLLETTVMPAERIWRDVMSAAIGAAPAVTVVCPTWWSATRVNRVRSAAQAGGSYVAIERRTDALRAAAREPDCAVVELGEDLVTISRPGAASSVVRRTGGAIAEAVVARVAAHAHVVIDAPVGVSGAEHLAAEIRALLQDHGVTARVLDCDDLRDHEIPTPAAPRSARGRIAIGAAAVVAVVGAVGAGLSSRDGPAATATTNTATTATTTTDPDLTWLVEGRVAMQIPARWTVERTLTGAGSARLQIVSPDDRGQIIHLTQSAGPREQSLDVAARSLREAAARLPAGVIVDFEDSGTSAGRAAIRYREVRGERIVEWSVLLDGPVRIAVGCQGASARPICETAIRSAHRTD, from the coding sequence ATGACGGCTGTGGTGGTCGGCCCGGCGACCATCAGCGGTCCGGGAAGCGTTGACGCCGAGCTGGTTTCGTGCGCGCTGGAGTGCATCGACGAGCAGCTGGGTCTACTCGAAACGACAGTCATGCCCGCCGAACGCATCTGGCGCGATGTGATGAGCGCGGCCATCGGTGCCGCACCAGCGGTCACGGTGGTGTGCCCGACATGGTGGTCAGCGACGAGGGTCAACCGCGTGCGATCCGCCGCGCAAGCCGGCGGGTCGTACGTCGCCATCGAGCGTAGGACCGACGCACTGCGGGCGGCCGCCCGCGAACCCGATTGCGCGGTGGTCGAACTGGGGGAGGACCTGGTGACGATCTCCCGGCCGGGAGCGGCCTCGTCCGTCGTGCGAAGAACCGGCGGCGCCATCGCGGAAGCCGTCGTTGCCCGAGTCGCGGCGCACGCGCATGTGGTGATCGACGCGCCGGTCGGGGTGTCCGGCGCCGAGCACCTGGCCGCCGAAATCCGAGCGCTGCTGCAGGATCACGGTGTCACCGCACGTGTTCTTGATTGCGACGACCTGCGCGACCATGAGATACCGACACCAGCCGCGCCCCGATCAGCACGCGGTCGCATCGCGATTGGCGCCGCGGCGGTCGTTGCGGTCGTCGGTGCGGTGGGAGCGGGCCTGTCCAGCCGTGACGGTCCCGCCGCGACGGCCACCACCAACACCGCCACCACCGCCACCACCACCACGGATCCGGACCTCACGTGGCTCGTGGAGGGCCGCGTCGCGATGCAGATCCCGGCACGCTGGACAGTAGAGCGGACGCTCACGGGCGCGGGATCAGCTCGGCTGCAGATAGTTTCACCCGACGACCGCGGCCAGATCATCCACCTCACCCAATCGGCGGGTCCGCGCGAGCAGTCGCTGGACGTGGCGGCGCGGTCGCTGCGGGAGGCGGCGGCGAGATTGCCTGCCGGCGTCATCGTCGATTTCGAGGACTCCGGTACCAGTGCCGGTCGCGCGGCCATCCGGTACCGCGAGGTGCGGGGCGAACGGATCGTCGAGTGGTCGGTACTGCTCGACGGCCCCGTGCGCATCGCCGTCGGATGCCAGGGCGCCTCGGCCCGACCGATCTGTGAGACCGCGATCCGTTCCGCACACCGAACCGATTGA